The proteins below come from a single Gossypium raimondii isolate GPD5lz chromosome 2, ASM2569854v1, whole genome shotgun sequence genomic window:
- the LOC105784395 gene encoding uncharacterized protein LOC105784395: protein MGGGREFAISLDGVRDKNVMQLKKLNTVLFPVRYNDKYYADALASGDFTKLAYYSDICVGSIACRLEKKEGGAIRVYIMTLGVLAPYRGLGIGTRLLNHVLDLCLKQNIQEIYLHVQTNNDDAINFYKKLGFEITETIKNYYTNIDPPDCFVLTKLITTHLKRTNNS from the exons ATGGGGGGTGGCCGAGAATTTGCAATATCACTAGACGGAGTGAGGGACAAGAATGTGATGCAGCTGAAGAAGCTCAACACTGTTCTCTTCCCTGTTCGTTATAACGACAAGTACTACGCCGATGCTCTCGCTTCTGGCGATTTCACCAAGCTTG CATATTACAGTGACATATGTGTTGGATCAATTGCTTGTCGGCTGgagaagaaggaaggtggggcCATCCGCGTATATATCATGACATTAGGTGTTTTAGCACCATATCGCGGGCTAGGCATTG GTACGAGGCTACTGAACCATGTTCTTGATCTCTGTTTGAAGCAAAACATACAAGAAATTTACTTGCATGTTCAGACAAACAATGATGATGCCATCAACTTCTATAAGAAATTAGGGTTTGAAATCACCGAGACAATCAAGAACTATTACACAAACATTGACCCTCCTGACTGCTTTGTTCTTACCAAGCTCATCACTACACATCTCAAGCGAACAAATAACAGTTAA
- the LOC105781472 gene encoding uncharacterized protein LOC105781472 encodes MLAKQFTDEEILEAFNQMNPRKAPGIDGLLDGNKGNFCLNDTIIVLIPKIKDPIYMTNFRPISLCKVICKIISKALANRLKAALPLCIIQNQSAFVLGRMIHDNILIAHELMHYLQSAKNGPNKDFVIKLDMSKAYDRVQWNFLEKFMKNLGFEDAWVDKIMRCVWSVKYVVKCNTILSEVIAPEREEMQSKIYRVWWTCKDKGRGWAMLAWDKVCFPKGMGGLGFRDLRLFNLALTIKDTLCYHVLSSKYFPGGGLIHPKKVDKPFYTRTSIATAAKALENGFGWQVGDRNNIDICKENWGFEGLNGDSLCCTILNFHKRKVHDLWVNNRTSWNKNRVHEIYGCIMRDRICNLPILSNGPNDSMVWSITLMASTSLSQPIRGFFLSRQVFAWHMGHELLPTNAKISSIRQNFRRDCPRCGASVETLIHALKDCPIARAIITLGGLDGRLLNKDYSCCIDWIEDAMRLLDKKAIVDFITTLWNSWNNRNNYVFCGKKEEAQWDSEDELYAIVSKDKNRFGVIVRNSDPFVIGGGYGFKDEKMMANWAELYAVEESLKIARSLNIANAIFETDCTSLTNRIKKRMEDITIIGHCINESFKTTEMLNNVVVNWVNRSSNKVANFM; translated from the exons ATGTTGGCTAAGCAATTCACGGATGAGGAGATCCTTGAAGCCTTCAATCAAATGAATCCTCGTAAAGCCCCTGGGATTGATGGCCTTTTGG ATGGCAACAAGGGCAACTTTTGTCTTAATGATACGATTATCGTCCTTATCCCTAAGATTAAGGATCCTATTTACATGACTAACTTTCGTCCTATTAGCTTGTGCAAGGTgatttgcaaaattatttctaaGGCATTAGCAAATCGTCTAAAGGCTGCCCTTCCACTTTGCATTATTCAAAACCAAAGTGCTTTTGTTCTAGGTCGTATGATTCATGACAACATTCTTATTGCCCATGAGCTGATGCACTATTTACAAAGCGCGAAGAATGGTCCAAATAAAGACTTTGTCATTAAGCTTGATATGAGCAAGGCTTATGATCGTGTTCAGTGGAATTTTCTCGAGAAATTCATGAAGAACTTGGGCTTTGAAGATGCTTGGGTCGATAAAATTATGCGTTGTGTTTGGTCGGTGAAATATGTGGTTAAATGTAATACGATTCTATCGGAGGTTATTGCTCCCGAGCGAG AGGAGATGCAATCTAAAATCTATCGGGTGTGGTGGACATGCAAAGACAAAGGAAGAGGGTGGGCAATGCTTGCATGGGACAAAGTTTGCTTCCCCAAGGGCATGGGAGGGCTTGGCTTTAGAGACCTTCGGCTTTTTAACCTCGCTCTCACCATCAAAGACACGTTGTGCTATCACGTGCTCAGCTCGAAATATTTCCCTGGTGGTGGCCTCATCCACCCCAAAAAAGTTGACAAACCGTTTTACACACGGACTAGTATTGCTACTGCTGCTAAGGCCCTCGAAAATGGCTTCGGTTGGCAAGTTGGTGATAGGAACAATATTGATATTTGCAAAGAAAATTGGGGCTTTGAAGGTTTAAACGGTGACTCACTATGCTGCACTATTCtgaattttcataaaagaaaagtGCACGATTTATGGGTTAATAATCGTACGAGCTGGAATAAAAATAGGGTGCATGAAATTTATGGCTGCATTATGAGGGATCGTATTTGTAATTTACCTATTCTATCCAATGGCCCGAACGACAGCATGGTTTGGTCCATAACCCTCATGGCTTCTACATCTCTAAGTCAGCCTATTCGTGGCTTCTTCTTAAGCAGGCAG gtttttgcTTGGCATATGGGACATGAGCTTCTCCCTACGAATGCAAAGATCTCCTCTATTCGACAGAACTTTAGGAGGGATTGCCCTAGGTGTGGTGCAAGTGTTGAAACCCTTATCCACGCCCTTAAAGATTGTCCAATTGCTCGAGCCATTATTACCCTCGGTGGACTTGATGGTAGGCTTCTCAACAAAGACTACTCATGCTGCATTGACTGGATCGAAGATGCTATGCGTTTATTGGATAAGAAAGCTATTGTAGATTTTATAACAACGTTGTGGAATAGTTGGAACAACCGAAACAATTATGTTTTTTGTGGTAAGAAGGAAGAAGCACAG TGGGATAGTGAAGATGAACTTTATGCTATTgtttccaaagataaaaataggTTTGGTGTGATTGTACGTAACTCCGATCCCTTCGTTATTGGTGGGGGCTATGGTTTCAAAGATGAGAAGATGATGGCAAATTGGGCAGAGCTTTATGCAGTCGAAGAAAGCCTTAAGATTGCGCGCTCCCTTAACATTGCAAATGCCATCTTCGAAACTGATTGTACTAGCCTCACGAACAGGATTAAGAAACGAATGGAGGATATTACAATCATTGGTCATTGTATTAATGAGTCTTTTAAAACCACGGAGATGTTAAATAATGTTGTTGTTAATTGGGTCAACCGAAGTTCTAATAAGGTTGCGAACTTCATGTGA